One genomic window of Nakamurella panacisegetis includes the following:
- a CDS encoding DUF6131 family protein, whose amino-acid sequence MIILGVILLIVGFVASIPILWTIGIILVVVGAILALLGATGRAIGGRKFWY is encoded by the coding sequence ATGATCATCCTCGGAGTCATCCTCCTCATCGTCGGCTTCGTCGCCAGCATTCCGATCCTCTGGACGATCGGGATCATCCTGGTCGTTGTCGGCGCCATCCTGGCCCTGCTCGGCGCCACCGGTCGCGCGATCGGCGGCCGGAAGTTCTGGTACTGA
- a CDS encoding alpha/beta fold hydrolase translates to MAGTTSADGTLISYDRTGTGPALILVLGAFNDRGAGAALAERLSSDFTVYNYDRRGRGRSGDAPGSGVDQEIDDLSALLAEAGGNALVFGYSSGAVLALRAAARGLPITRLAVYDPPFLVNGSTPAYWTALADRIDALVADDRRGDAVELYQTRGVGMPEEVVVQLRGAPFRPALEAMAHTLAYDARALASPADLPATVSIPTLVLHGVDGPPVLSGATQAVAQALPNGEYLGLVGQTHDLVPEVLGPVLCDFYGGALTAGQRGRLT, encoded by the coding sequence ATGGCCGGCACCACCTCCGCCGACGGAACGCTGATCAGTTACGACCGCACGGGCACCGGTCCGGCACTGATCCTGGTGCTCGGGGCCTTCAACGATCGCGGGGCGGGGGCCGCCCTGGCCGAGCGGCTGTCGTCGGACTTCACGGTCTACAACTACGACCGGAGGGGCCGCGGCCGCAGCGGTGACGCACCGGGCTCGGGCGTCGACCAGGAAATCGACGACCTGTCGGCACTGCTGGCGGAGGCCGGCGGGAATGCCCTGGTGTTCGGTTACTCCTCCGGTGCCGTGCTCGCCCTCCGAGCCGCCGCCCGAGGCCTGCCGATCACCCGGCTCGCCGTCTACGACCCGCCGTTCCTGGTCAACGGCTCGACGCCGGCCTACTGGACCGCGCTGGCCGACCGCATCGATGCGCTGGTGGCCGATGACCGCCGGGGCGACGCCGTTGAGCTGTACCAGACCCGAGGCGTCGGCATGCCGGAGGAAGTGGTGGTGCAACTCCGCGGGGCGCCGTTCCGCCCGGCGCTGGAGGCCATGGCCCACACCCTCGCCTACGACGCCCGGGCCCTGGCCTCTCCGGCCGATCTGCCGGCCACGGTGTCCATCCCGACCCTCGTCCTGCACGGTGTGGACGGGCCGCCGGTGCTCTCCGGAGCCACCCAGGCGGTTGCGCAGGCTCTGCCCAACGGGGAGTACCTCGGTCTGGTCGGGCAGACCCACGATCTGGTTCCGGAGGTGCTCGGGCCGGTGCTGTGCGACTTCTACGGCGGCGCTCTCACTGCGGGGCAACGGGGTCGATTGACCTGA
- a CDS encoding ANTAR domain-containing protein — protein sequence MTEQFAAARRSAARSADGPEMLAVQLSMACVDVLPVDGAGISVFSSRTFRAPIGASNPGVAAAERLQFTTGEGPCLSAHASGDALVASESDMQARWPAFHAELVSGTPFRAIASFPLKDGLFGLGALDLYFRVAARLDQLRWEEAGAVAALVAQTLAEQPFRATLSGEPAPDWLESPLAVDRTMVSIAMGMLTVAAELSFGDALAVLRAHAFGTNRTVDEVSADVVHRSLPIDDLDLTYQR from the coding sequence ATGACGGAGCAGTTTGCCGCCGCCCGACGGTCGGCCGCCAGGAGCGCCGACGGGCCCGAGATGCTGGCCGTGCAGCTGTCCATGGCCTGTGTGGACGTGCTGCCGGTGGACGGGGCCGGCATCAGCGTGTTCAGCAGCCGCACGTTCCGCGCCCCGATCGGGGCGAGCAACCCCGGGGTCGCCGCCGCCGAACGCCTCCAGTTCACCACCGGGGAGGGCCCGTGCCTGAGCGCGCACGCCAGCGGCGATGCGCTCGTCGCATCGGAATCGGACATGCAGGCCCGGTGGCCGGCCTTCCATGCCGAGCTGGTGTCGGGCACGCCATTCCGGGCGATCGCCTCGTTCCCGCTCAAGGACGGACTGTTCGGTCTGGGTGCCCTCGACCTGTACTTCCGGGTCGCCGCTCGGCTCGATCAGTTGCGCTGGGAAGAGGCCGGAGCGGTGGCCGCCCTGGTCGCGCAGACCTTGGCCGAGCAACCGTTCCGGGCCACCCTGAGCGGCGAGCCGGCACCCGATTGGCTCGAATCTCCGCTCGCCGTCGACCGCACGATGGTCTCCATCGCGATGGGGATGCTCACCGTGGCCGCGGAACTCAGCTTCGGTGACGCTCTCGCGGTCCTGCGCGCGCACGCCTTCGGCACCAACCGCACGGTGGACGAGGTCAGCGCCGACGTCGTCCACCGCAGCCTGCCGATCGATGACCTCGACCTTACCTACCAGCGGTGA
- a CDS encoding DNA polymerase IV, which yields MAPWVLHVDLDQFIAAVEVLRRPELRGRPVVVGGNGDPTLRSVVATASYEARAFGVRSGMPMRLAARKCPDAVFLPADRPAYEEASARVMEVLRTVPVSDQNGVDVPGKVEILGWDEAFVGVETEDPAAVGLRLQQAILDRTQLWASVGIGDNVLRAKMATDFGKPRGTFTLTGSNWFEVVGERSTSALWGIGPKTAKRLAELGLHTVRELADADPKALAAQVGPTMGPRWVGLARGDARSEVIDSPYVARARSRETTFQHDLTDWADVYAEIDKLARHVTEDVIAEGRPAVRIGVKVRFKPFVTVTRSRALAAPTQDPDVIAAAATQVAQGVDHERPIRLLGVRAEFAPDSGRRLDPSRGRAGFGGDAV from the coding sequence ATGGCACCGTGGGTGTTGCACGTCGACCTCGACCAGTTCATCGCGGCGGTCGAGGTCCTGCGCCGCCCGGAACTGCGCGGCCGCCCAGTCGTGGTCGGAGGTAACGGCGACCCGACGTTGCGCTCGGTCGTCGCCACGGCCTCCTATGAGGCCAGGGCGTTCGGCGTCCGGTCCGGCATGCCGATGCGTCTCGCCGCCCGGAAGTGTCCGGACGCGGTCTTCCTGCCGGCCGATCGACCGGCCTACGAGGAGGCCTCGGCCCGGGTCATGGAGGTGCTGCGGACGGTGCCGGTCTCCGACCAGAACGGCGTCGACGTCCCCGGGAAGGTCGAGATCCTCGGCTGGGACGAGGCTTTCGTCGGTGTCGAGACCGAGGATCCGGCGGCGGTCGGGCTCCGACTGCAGCAGGCGATCCTGGACCGGACGCAGCTCTGGGCCTCCGTGGGCATCGGCGACAATGTGCTGCGGGCCAAGATGGCCACCGACTTCGGCAAACCCAGAGGCACATTCACCCTGACCGGATCCAACTGGTTCGAGGTAGTGGGCGAGCGCAGTACCTCGGCCCTGTGGGGCATCGGCCCGAAGACGGCGAAACGCTTGGCCGAGCTGGGTTTGCACACCGTGCGGGAACTGGCCGACGCCGATCCGAAGGCACTGGCCGCCCAGGTCGGCCCGACGATGGGGCCGCGGTGGGTCGGACTGGCCCGCGGGGACGCCCGTTCCGAGGTCATCGACAGTCCGTACGTTGCTCGGGCGCGCAGTCGGGAGACCACCTTCCAGCACGACCTGACCGACTGGGCCGATGTGTACGCCGAGATCGACAAGCTGGCTCGTCACGTCACCGAGGACGTGATCGCCGAGGGCCGGCCGGCGGTCCGGATCGGGGTGAAGGTGCGGTTCAAGCCGTTCGTGACGGTGACCAGGAGCCGCGCCCTGGCCGCACCGACACAGGATCCCGACGTCATCGCGGCCGCCGCCACCCAAGTCGCGCAAGGGGTCGATCACGAGCGGCCGATCCGCCTCCTCGGCGTCCGCGCGGAATTCGCTCCCGACTCCGGACGGCGGCTCGATCCGAGCCGCGGCCGAGCCGGATTCGGCGGAGATGCGGTCTGA
- a CDS encoding glycoside hydrolase family 3 protein: MTDMSAAARTLQSLADGVLLPGFHGSVAPDWFRRRISDSLGGVCLFATNVIDVEQVRVLTDSLRSERPDVVVAVDEEGGAVTRLDAAEGSRFPGAAALGRVDDIGLTERIGAAVGRLTAAAGITLNFAPCADVLTDPANPVIRIRSFGTAPELVARHTAAFVRGHQAQGVAACVKHYPGHGNTDVDTHLGQAVVHQNLESLRHSALLPFAAGVAAGVASVMAGHLLVPEVDALPASVSGRWLVDILRGEMGFTGVVVTDALDMAAIARRYGLVEGAVMAVEAGADLLCLGAADTTPEVLDHISSALVAAVGTGRIDEERLVRAATRAAGLGVLPPPVSPARLAEDRRIADQAARRALATVGSLPPLMPGLLVVRCEAGRNFAVGSVPWGPMAVMPPSFGAIEVVVTHDAPVPLELLPAAPQVLVVTSDRHRHDWMRAAVALVRSIRPDAVLVEMGTGGVSDADAPALASYGSGPANARAVLDRLVGGPGGAVGSAGAHTPVQRQSAMDGSSSPCSRV; the protein is encoded by the coding sequence ATGACCGACATGTCGGCCGCCGCGCGCACTCTCCAGTCACTGGCCGATGGCGTCCTGCTCCCCGGCTTTCACGGTTCGGTGGCGCCGGACTGGTTTCGGCGCCGGATCTCCGACTCGCTCGGTGGCGTCTGCCTGTTCGCCACCAACGTCATCGACGTGGAGCAGGTGCGCGTCCTGACCGACTCGTTGCGGAGCGAACGCCCGGACGTGGTGGTCGCGGTGGACGAGGAAGGCGGCGCGGTGACGCGGCTGGATGCGGCCGAGGGGTCGCGGTTCCCGGGGGCGGCGGCTTTGGGTCGGGTCGACGACATCGGGCTGACCGAGCGGATCGGTGCCGCGGTGGGCCGGTTGACCGCCGCCGCCGGGATCACCCTCAACTTCGCGCCCTGCGCCGACGTGCTGACCGATCCGGCGAACCCGGTCATCCGGATCCGCTCGTTCGGGACGGCTCCGGAACTCGTCGCGCGCCATACCGCGGCGTTCGTCCGCGGACACCAGGCCCAGGGCGTTGCCGCCTGCGTGAAGCACTACCCCGGTCACGGGAACACCGACGTCGACACCCACCTGGGCCAGGCCGTCGTCCACCAGAACCTGGAGTCGTTGCGGCACAGTGCGCTACTGCCGTTCGCGGCGGGCGTGGCGGCGGGCGTGGCGTCGGTGATGGCCGGGCATCTGCTGGTGCCGGAGGTGGATGCGTTGCCGGCCAGCGTTTCTGGACGCTGGCTGGTCGACATTCTCCGTGGCGAAATGGGTTTCACCGGAGTCGTGGTCACCGATGCGCTGGACATGGCGGCCATTGCCCGTCGGTACGGTCTCGTCGAAGGGGCCGTGATGGCCGTCGAGGCGGGCGCCGACCTGTTGTGTCTGGGCGCGGCCGACACCACGCCTGAGGTGCTCGACCACATCAGTTCGGCCCTGGTCGCGGCGGTGGGGACGGGCCGGATCGACGAGGAACGGTTGGTCCGGGCGGCCACGCGGGCGGCTGGCCTCGGCGTACTCCCGCCGCCCGTCTCCCCGGCGAGACTGGCCGAGGACCGGCGCATCGCCGACCAGGCGGCGCGGCGTGCGCTGGCCACGGTCGGCTCGCTGCCGCCCCTGATGCCGGGTCTGTTGGTGGTCCGCTGTGAGGCCGGGCGGAACTTCGCCGTCGGATCGGTGCCGTGGGGTCCCATGGCGGTGATGCCGCCGTCGTTCGGCGCGATCGAGGTGGTGGTGACCCACGACGCTCCGGTGCCGCTGGAACTCCTGCCTGCCGCCCCTCAGGTGCTGGTCGTGACCAGTGACCGGCACCGTCACGACTGGATGCGCGCCGCGGTGGCGCTGGTTCGCTCGATCCGGCCGGACGCCGTCCTGGTGGAGATGGGTACGGGCGGAGTGTCCGACGCCGACGCGCCCGCGCTGGCGTCCTACGGCTCGGGACCGGCCAACGCCCGGGCCGTGCTCGACCGATTGGTCGGCGGCCCGGGCGGGGCGGTGGGCTCAGCGGGAGCTCACACGCCCGTCCAGCGCCAGTCGGCGATGGACGGGTCGTCCTCCCCGTGCTCACGGGTGTAG
- a CDS encoding DUF6458 family protein, whose translation MGIGLGVFLIVVGAVLAFGVKAQFHDFDLTTIGFIIMGGGLLVLLLSLVIFMPRTRRARSTAITTDSLGRQAVVERDDRISGL comes from the coding sequence ATGGGTATCGGACTCGGAGTGTTCCTGATCGTCGTGGGCGCCGTCCTGGCGTTCGGGGTCAAGGCGCAGTTCCACGACTTCGACCTCACCACCATCGGTTTCATCATCATGGGTGGCGGGTTGCTCGTCCTCCTGCTCAGCTTGGTCATCTTCATGCCCCGGACCAGGAGAGCGCGGAGCACCGCGATCACCACCGATTCTCTCGGCCGACAGGCGGTCGTCGAGCGCGACGACCGCATCAGCGGTCTCTGA
- a CDS encoding serine/threonine-protein kinase, which yields MTSTLPTSGDRPGAMISEGSVLDGRYRLDVLIGRGGTAEVYRAADQVLAREVAVKVFDSRLTDLNSVERQQSEMHVLASLNHPNLVAVHDARIADVDGAAEVNGHTYLVMELVTGVTLADVLQRGPMPPEQTREIGRTLAQTLAYVHAHDLIHRDVKPANVLLSESGQVKLGDFGLARLLTAEDRVTAGSDVMGTAAYFSPEQAAAREVGPAADVYSLGLVLLECLTGTREFPGEPVQAAVARLLRDPVIPPGLPLPWPPLLAAMTDAVPSMRPTAQQVADALAGARTAIPVPPSMPPPSQDQATAVWSSPMTPFFAPDGTPPRRRRRRGGVLLGAGSVAALAVIGALMLAQPDSSPQPTPTNSSPSTQIVTTSSAGSQSSVSSRRTTAPVVAAATRRSTSKSAPVSASVATPVRPTPVRPSTSVAPVRQSLSTTTPAPPPPVAATTPKAPKGAGHGPTKKPKKPKG from the coding sequence ATGACCTCGACCTTACCTACCAGCGGTGATCGGCCCGGGGCGATGATCTCCGAGGGAAGCGTGCTTGACGGCCGCTACCGTCTGGACGTGCTGATCGGCCGCGGCGGCACGGCCGAGGTCTACCGGGCCGCCGACCAGGTCCTCGCGCGCGAGGTGGCGGTGAAGGTGTTCGACTCCCGGCTGACCGACCTCAATTCGGTGGAACGTCAGCAGAGCGAGATGCACGTGCTGGCCTCGCTGAACCACCCGAACCTGGTGGCCGTGCACGACGCTCGGATCGCCGATGTGGACGGGGCGGCCGAGGTGAACGGCCATACCTACCTGGTGATGGAGCTGGTCACCGGCGTGACCTTGGCTGACGTGTTGCAGAGGGGGCCGATGCCGCCCGAACAGACCCGGGAGATCGGACGAACCCTGGCGCAGACGCTGGCCTATGTTCACGCGCACGACCTGATCCATCGGGACGTGAAGCCGGCCAACGTTCTGCTCTCGGAATCGGGACAGGTCAAGCTCGGCGATTTCGGTCTGGCCCGCCTGCTGACCGCCGAGGACCGGGTGACCGCCGGGAGCGACGTGATGGGCACGGCGGCGTACTTCAGTCCGGAACAGGCCGCCGCGCGCGAGGTCGGACCGGCGGCCGACGTGTATTCCCTCGGGTTGGTCCTGCTGGAATGCCTGACCGGCACCCGCGAGTTTCCCGGAGAGCCGGTGCAGGCGGCCGTCGCCCGCCTGCTCCGGGATCCGGTGATCCCGCCCGGCCTCCCGCTGCCCTGGCCGCCGTTGCTGGCCGCGATGACCGACGCCGTGCCCTCGATGCGACCGACCGCCCAGCAGGTGGCCGACGCACTGGCCGGGGCCAGGACCGCGATCCCAGTGCCGCCGTCGATGCCACCGCCGAGCCAGGATCAGGCGACGGCCGTCTGGTCGAGCCCGATGACTCCGTTCTTCGCGCCGGACGGGACCCCGCCCCGACGGCGCCGCCGCCGGGGCGGCGTCCTGCTCGGCGCGGGGTCGGTGGCGGCGTTGGCCGTCATCGGTGCGCTGATGCTGGCCCAGCCCGATTCGTCACCGCAGCCGACGCCGACGAACAGTTCGCCGTCCACGCAGATCGTGACGACGAGCAGCGCCGGTTCGCAGTCGTCGGTGTCTTCCCGGCGCACCACGGCGCCGGTGGTTGCCGCGGCGACCCGGAGGTCGACGAGCAAGTCGGCTCCGGTCTCGGCCAGTGTTGCGACTCCGGTGCGCCCGACCCCCGTTCGGCCCTCGACCTCGGTGGCCCCGGTGCGGCAATCGCTGTCGACAACGACCCCGGCTCCGCCGCCACCCGTCGCCGCGACGACCCCCAAGGCCCCCAAGGGCGCCGGGCATGGTCCGACCAAGAAACCCAAGAAGCCCAAGGGCTGA